The genome window TTTGTGGAACAGTTTGCTAATATGGGCTCAGAAGCAAGCCGTGGAATTGCTAGTTACGTGGAAGCGGTAAAAGCAAGTACATTCCCTGCACCGAAGCATTTCTTCACGATGAAAGAAGAAGCATTGGATCAGCTATATGGGGGCGTAAAGTAATGAAAGTCGTAACTACTATAGAAGCATTAACTGTAGAAGTCCAAGCAGCTAAGCAAGCCCAAAAAACAATTGGACTAGTTCCAACAATGGGCTATTTACATGAGGGTCATTTAACGTTGGCAAAAACGGCTCGTGCCGAAAATGATTTAGTCGTTATGAGTATATTTGTAAACCCAACACAATTTGAGCCAGACGAAGACTTTGAAAGCTATCCGCGTGATTTGCCAAGGGATACTGCATTGGCAGAGTCTGTCGGTGTAGATATTATTTTCGCACCAAGTGTTGAAGAAATGTATCCTCACGATGGTGGCATTCGTATTCATGCGGGTGATCAGGCAACAATTCTTTGTGGGGCGAGCCGACCAGGACATTTTGATGGCGTTTTACAGGTCGTATCAAAATTATTTCATGTAGCACAGCCAACACGAGCTTATTTCGGACAAAAGGATGCACAACAAGTGG of Lysinibacillus agricola contains these proteins:
- the panC gene encoding pantoate--beta-alanine ligase, whose amino-acid sequence is MKVVTTIEALTVEVQAAKQAQKTIGLVPTMGYLHEGHLTLAKTARAENDLVVMSIFVNPTQFEPDEDFESYPRDLPRDTALAESVGVDIIFAPSVEEMYPHDGGIRIHAGDQATILCGASRPGHFDGVLQVVSKLFHVAQPTRAYFGQKDAQQVAIITTMVRDFNFSLEMRVVPIVREEDGLAKSSRNVYLSEAERLEAPAINEALQLARDSFLANGDAANALAKAKAHIAARTHGEIDYIELLAYPDLTPVTAETEQVLLAAAVFIGKTRLIDNCIFNVKEGL